Proteins from a single region of Artemia franciscana chromosome 20, ASM3288406v1, whole genome shotgun sequence:
- the LOC136040290 gene encoding protein mono-ADP-ribosyltransferase PARP4-like (The sequence of the model RefSeq protein was modified relative to this genomic sequence to represent the inferred CDS: added 77 bases not found in genome assembly), producing MPKSSWLSWLWPSSSAELTGDPSRVSAKLICLEPCKKKVNCGHYCPNLCGDPCIMPSECLICKKIKEEKDKSEKETRKRQLETYQEIAQQKALEYRNDTTRFKVSGLDPSSSVFVDVRDKVLKYIQPAHSWYPEVSSVQEVFNANLLEAFYLCQTNLFEPSTSREKFHGTNTEACENIITNGFRLPRNDGQQRMFGCGIYFATDSSKSAQQIYTKGSNILILCDVLLGKEMKVSTPQYTMNYSTIRSLGYDSLFAPRDTKSAGGVLFDEFVIYDPRQAYPRYIINFKATQMGVPVGSILSAKFQKYEIYPSRYFNPSNELDYHFRVAEAQFRRLCQNRDVIKVTYVRNPALESQFLETSKQFAAKYGAGAEEANPILAFHGTPIEKNIESILKNNFQRSYIKRTAYGHGHYFSEFPETALGYAGSVKALILCKILAGSSQDVTGNTLLTNGYDSLRVKKDALGRGTMIIIDNEKQILPQYVVHIN from the exons tGCCAAGCTGATTTGCCTAGAACCATGTAAGAAGAAAGTTAATTGTGGCCATTACTGCCCAAATTTGTGTGGGGACCCTTGCATAATGCCATCTGAGTGCCTTATAtgcaaaaaaatcaaagaagaaaaggataaaTCAGAAAAAG aaacACGAAAACGTCAGTTAGAAACGTACCAAGAAATTGCCCAGCAAAAGGCACTTGAGTATAGAAATGACACAACAAGGTTTAAAGTATCCGGTTTGGATCCCTCGTCCTCCGTCTTTGTAGATGTTAGAGACAAAGTTCTTAAGTACATCCAACCTGCTCATAGCTGGTACCCCGAGGTTTCATCAGTCCAAGAGGTTTTTAACGCGAATCTACTCGAAGCTTTTTACTTATGTCAAACCAATTTATTTGAACCTTCAACTTCACGTGAGAAGTTTCACGGTACAAACACCGAAGCTTGTGAGAATATTATTACTAATGGCTTCCGACTACCGCGCAACGATGGCCAACAAAGAATGTTTGGCTGTGGTATTTACTTTGCCACTGATTCTAGTAAGAGTGCGCAACAAATCTATACAAAAGGGTCAAATATACTTATATTATGTGACGTTCTACTTGGAAAAGAAATGAAGGTTTCCACTCCTCAATATACAATGAATTATAGTACTATTAGAAGCTTAGGTTATGACTCATTGTTCGCTCCTCGTGACACAAAAAGTGCTGGTGGAGTTTTATTTGATGAATTCGTCATCTACGACCCACGTCAAGCATATCCTAGATATATTATCAATTTCAAAGCTACTCAAATGGGAGTCCCTGTTGGAAGTATACTATCAGCCAAGTTtcagaaatatgaaatttaccCAAGTAGATACTTTAATCCATCAAATGAGCTGGACTATCACTTTCGTGTAGCTGAGGCACAGTTTCGACGCTTGTGTCAAAATAGGGATGTGATAAAAGTAACTTATGTGAGAAACCCAGCATTAGAATCACAATTTTTGGAAACCTCAAAACAGTTTGCTGCGAAATATGGAGCTGGTGCAGAAGAAGCCAATCCAATATTGGCATTTCATGGTactccaattgaaaaaaatattgagtcAATCCTCAAGAATAATTTTCAACGCTCTTACATAAAGCGAACAGCTTATGGCCATGGacattatttttcagaattccctgAAACAGCTTTAGGATATGCTGGTAGTGTGAAAGCTCTGATACTCTGTAAGATATTAGCAGGGAGTTCACAGGATGTTACTGGCAACACCCTTCTAACGAATGGATACGACTCACTCCGTGTTAAAAAGGATGCCCTTGGAAGAGGAACAATGATTATCATCGACAACGAAAAGCAGATATTACCTCAATATGTAGTCCACATAAATTAA